The nucleotide sequence GAGCCAAGATAGGATTGAATACCACATTTCTAGCTACTGACATCGCGTCTGCCAAGTTTCGGTCGATTTCATTGAGGATATCTTTCGAAGGTCCTCTGAGCAAGATTGTACACGCCTTGGGGTTCTTACATTGATCGAGGAATGTAAAGTATCTATATGATTAAGCAGCATGACTTAGCGACGAGGCAGTAGATCAGGTGAGAGTCCCACCTAGGACGGAGGATGCACACTCACTCGTCTCCCAACTTCTCGATATGGAATAAACCACATTGAGTACCGACATCACTATCCCTCAAGTCCTCAACTCGGTTTACGATAGTAGCTCCTACAGCTCGGGCAATACGGTTGTTATCTGATTTTCTAACTCGTCTGATAGCGGTGATATTGGCTTTGAGAAGGTAGTGTTGAGCGAGATCTGCCGAGATAATGGCCGTCAGTAATGACCAATTGGTGTGGAATGAGAAACAGGGTCGCATCATTGTGATGTACGATAACAGGAAATGCAATTATGATAGGATACTCACCCGATACACCTTTCTCGGTGAAGACTAGATCAGGTTTGAACTCTATGATCTTTTCACATAAATTCTtaatttgttcttcttcaatttgtAAGATTCTGTTCCAGTCTTCCTCTTTTTGTATCTCGATATTGGTTTGAGATTCCCCCTTCTTATATTCTAATGGACAATCTAATAAGACTATTCGAGGgttttcaatctttcttctcatttTAGGATGAGTTACATCTTTATTTATCATAACTCCTGATAAAACtcttgattcttcaatttcaccacCTGGAACTTTTTCGACTCTTGCATATCTCTTGATATCCACCGTCTTTATGTTCAATGGAGCCCCGGCAGTTTTATCTTctaatgatgaagaagtggTTCCACCGACTAACCCactttcagcttctgcCGATACTGCAACGGTTTGAACCGCTTGCAAAGCTAATGAACACATCAAATCTGACCATCTTGAAGAGAATTTTGTACCTATTGAAGTTTTGATTAAGGccatcatttctttttcggAGGAGATATCCACAGGAATGGAGATCGATGAGATAGTTTCAAGGGCATCATTTAATGCTTGCTTGAAGGCTCGAATTATCACGACCGGGTGAATATGTCTTTCGAGTAGTGGAAGAGAGTATGCAAGTATTTCACCGGCTACAATATCGTGTTAGGAACGTTGCATTGTAGGAACCAAGTTTCTGGTCTGTTACACCTACCAAGAATGATAACACTGGTAGTACCATCTCCTACTTCCTCATCTTGAGTTCTagataattcaatcatGGATTTAGCAGCTGGATGAGCTACGTCAATCTCTCGGAGGATAGCGTGACCGTCATTGGTCAATCTAATGACATAAAAATTGTCAGATTACACCTTCAGAACGACGGAGATACGAAGTTGAACTGACAATATACCGCCCATGGGATctaaaatcatcttcaacattgCCTTTGGCCCAAGACAAGTTCTGATTACATCGGCTACCGTCTGTGACGCAAATTTATATGTCAGCTAGTAGTGCTTGAGCAGATGGGAATGTAGCGCTCACCTTGGCAGCTACAATGTTTGCAGTTTGAGCTTTTCGACCTGATTGACGCTCAGGCCCGGTGTCTGTTGTCTATATGTCAGCTTGCTGctgtagaaggtgaagctCGAGATACCTGTCGTGGATAATGGATTGAGGCAAGTTCACTCACTCATCACCATGACGGGTACTCCTCCTGGCATAGCCATCTTGTCTGTGATCTACTTTGCAGAGAAGGGTGTTAGAACGATATAGAAGGTGGAGGTTAACTTTTCAGTGCTTTTTGAACCAGAGATCAATCTTTCCTATTGAGATACTTGGTGCACGAGAGGGTCGTAATATGTCTTGATAAGCGAGCGTGACAATTCTAGACAAGGGTTGGGTATACGATGTTATGGATGTCGAAGTGAGATGTCCTAATTATAATTGTCAAAATAGTTAATGAAATGTTCGAGCAGACACGAAAGATGCCAGAGCGCGTTCCATCATTAACTTATAATCCATACTGATAATACATTTATATATTAGTATATACCTTGAAATTGCCACATCATGCTGATTTTTCACCTGGCTCTTCTTTGAGTAGTGCTTAAACCAACTTGGATATATTGCAGTTGTCTATTAACAGAAGATCATACAACATCAAGCAATAACAGGCAAAATGCACCCAACATCTCTGGTACTTAGACGGTCCACCTggaaaggtgagttatatttcaattggTCGAAGGGCCTCATCAGcttacaacaacaaataatcaatttacaGGACCATTTTTCACTGCTTTCCCTTCTTTATCACAAcatttaaaatcaaatacaccAATATTCACAAAAGCAAGATCATGTACAATTGTACCCAATTTCGTTGGATTAAAGTTCATGATTTATAATGGAAAAGATTATTTACCAATAACCGTTACTGAAGAGATGGTTGGACATAAATTAGGAGAATTTGCAAGTACGAGAAAAGCATGGAGTTATAGGTTAGTCTCtcaatatcatatcaaatcaatgaATCATTAAAGGATCCGCTAATCTGACTCAATTATGATTTTAGAAAAACCAAGAATTAGATTCGTCATAGTATACCCTATAAACGAAACCCATTTCGACCGATTCCAATTTAAATTCGTTGAACTATACCCAGCATATATGCAAATACCCAAATTATTCTCGATATGCAACTTTATCGAATGCTCATTGTCGAGCTTCAAGAAGTCTCCCCTTGCAGCAGCGCTATTCTTGTCACTGGTAGCTCTTGTTTGACAGGTATGAAACAGTCACCCAAATTAAGGGTACTACTGATTCATGTCTCACTTTTCGACTCCTTTCTTGGCTAAAACCGTCGATCCGTTCATTGTATGACACATAAGGCAAAGAGTACATCCTTTGGGTTTGACAAGGATGTTGACTATTCTCACTATCATGGAACATTGGCATCAACCAATTTATGGTAAATCTACCATTAATATTCTCGTATTTGCAGAATATGCTTTCTGGcatatataaatcatttatgGCTGAAGAAGActtattatcatcaatccGAAATTAGTAGATCATCCAACAAATCGATCATTCACATCGTTGGCCGATCCTGCTCAGACTCACGTTCTTTTTCGACTAATATATTCCCTCCCATTATTGACTATACCTATACCGGAATTCACATTCCTTATAATGCCTACTATATACTTTAAATCTGCTCTGCTGAAGGTCTTGTTAATATTTACATACCTACTACTGATTCCGCAAACTTTCGCTCAAACGAATACGCCGGCTACAGATAAGGAGgacgatgatgacgatgcCAAGGATTGCGAGTATAACGGATCTGTTAGGTAAGTCattaattaaatataaaatatTGTAATTAAAGCTGAAAATATCACGATTTTAGCGATTACTTATCATGTactaaaaacaaaatttcTACTCCTATGTTGATAGGTGCAGGTGTAGGAATCGCATTAggaatttttttaatttcatttttatgTATATTTTTAACTagaaaaaagagaaagagaattgctcaaattgatgaagaaattgatcaaacgagatttgaatttattcaAGATGGATTAAATAAAGATCCTAAATTTTGGgaaacaaaagaaattgaaaaagagaatataaacaaatttgatgaaaccAAAAAAGTaacatttgatattgatgataattataACTTAAAaactcaaaatcaaaatcaattaagtgaagaaaacaaaaaagaTCATATAATACATTTATATTCTAATAAAGGTGATAAGAgtaataaattatcatttcaattacTTGATCCTCCTAAATCGAATAGACCttcaatattatcaaattctaatcattctttaaaattgaaaccTTCTAtaattaaagatgaattaaataattcaaatcaaactcaatTAAAAAACGTTCCTTCAATTAAAAGACCTATACCTATTTCTCAAAataatcttcatcattcaattaatGGATCAATATTTAATCCTCTtaaaaagttgaataatgaaatttttaatcaaaaagaaaatctttcaaatcctattgaaaatattaaacatgataatcaattaaatttaaatttaaatccaaattcaaattcaaaattaaattcaagatcaggTTCACCAATTCcatataatcaaaatcaatttaatttagAAATAACTAATCCAagtaatgatttatcaatatcaagagaaaattcaatttttttaaattcaaatcatatTTCACGTAGATTTTCaacaataaatcaaattcaatctcaaattgaaaaatcaaatcccACTTATCAAGGTGAAAATAATACAAAACGATCTATGGATGATTTACCAAAATCTAATGAAAGGTTTTCTTCTCATTACAACGAGAATAATTTCGTAGATCCTAAACTTCCATCAAAAGTTATTAAATCACATAAACCATTTATACCTTTAAGAGGATATTCTAAAATtgaacaagaaaaagaatcTCCTACAAATCATGAGATACTTAAAGAAAAACATAATAATGTAGATGTCAATGGAAGAAGTGGAACTTTTGGACCTCCAAAATTATATCCTAGATCAAGACAAAATACTTCCATCATAGCCGAAAATGAGAATCAAAAGACAGATTCtcctaattcttctccatttgAAGTTGTGCCAATTGATATGAATGGTTCCGAAACAGAAGAGCAACATTTAACAGCAGGTGATgacttgaagaaggaatcaATATCGAGAATTGGCGAAGATAGCATTGAATCCATCTCAACCGAAGCGAAAATCGAGAATTCCTCTTTGAACAATAATGATAACGCCAAGTCAAATGTGCTTGAAACGAACAAACTCAAAGACAATGCTCCAATAGAGAACAACGAAGATATTTCAGCTTTCAATTCTACCGTACAATcggaaattgataaaaagGTATCTTCAGAAGAAAGCCTAATTAGATCAGGTACTATCTCAGTCAGTAGACGTAAACAACTTAGAAATACAAATTTAATTCCTTCGTATTATGTCAAACACAACCCCTTAGATACAGATCAAGATGTAGAGGAATTGCCTACAAACGCTTTGCATAAATCGGAGCAAAAAGATGTTGAGGTGAATGAGAAAATAGCTGTGACCGGAGATGATAATGTCGATGGTGTCATCAGATCCGAGACAAGTAATCCTTTCGATAGAGCTTTTGAACAAAGCGATCAGGCTAATGTAATTACAGAGACGAGTAAAAAACGACTGGCGAgggaaaaggaaaggatgaaaggtaaggagaaagagaaaattaaaaaatcaaagaaaagtAAAACTAAAGACAAAGTCAAAGGATAATTCAAGGAAAGGCTTTAATGATGCAGACAATAATTAATATGTATATGTTTATATGATATGCTTCATTGCACCTGCGTCAAATCGTTCTCACACGTTTCAAGCAATGCATATGAAAACGTTGAATATCATGATATTACAAAATGGATTTTCCCATCCATCAATCCCATCCTgtttctcttcctcctaACTCATTAAATCGATATTAAACTAAATTAAAATAGTTTAAGCATcagatttgattttgagttGACCAAGGAAAGCGTTCTTCTCAGCAGCATCTTGGAATCTACCGTGACCGAAGTTGGAAGAAGTATCGATGAATTTAAGTTGAACTTTTTCAGTGTGAGCTCTTGAAGTGTGAGTTCTAAGAGCTTTTCTAAGAGTAAGAATTCTCTTAACTGGACCAGCACAAGTTCCTTTAATCATAACGAAATCGTTCTTAACGATACCGTATCTAACGAAACCACCCATAGGAGTAATATCTTTTTGAGTTAAATCGAAATCAGTTGAACCTGAAGATCCTGAAGAACCGTTGGCAATTCTGTAAATCTTGTGGTTGATCGATGTTCTGGAATGGTAACCTCTTTGACCCGCTCGGGCAACAGAGAACATTACCTTGGATGGATGCCAAGCACCAATACAAGCAACTTTTCTGAGACCTCGATGACTAAATGAGACATGAGGTTAGTCTTGTCATCTTAGTATCGTTGAAGGAATCGCTGGAGGATGAACTCACGTCTTTCTTGGAAGTTTAGAAGTACCCCATCTAGCGGTGGTACCCTCGTAACCGTGACCCTTGGTTACACCAATGACATCAATTGgttcatcttgttcaaaGATAGATCCAACTTCAACGGTCTTTTCAAAGTTGTTCTTGGCGAAATCAACTTTGTCAGCAACGGAACCACCGTTAACTTGAATTTCCATCAAGTGAGCCTTCTTTTGGGAAAGACCAGTCTTGGAGATTTGAGTGTGGGCGAGAACTCGAACAACGGTACAGTATTTCTTGATTCTCTCTAATTCTCGAGTAACGGATTGACCGTTGTTCTCGGTGTGTTTTTTGGTGTATCTAGTGAAAGCCTTCTTCTTAGATCGGTACCAGTTCCTATTCACAGGCAAAAAGTTTAGAATCATCCCTTCCTAATTCCATGCACAGAAAATTGTCACTCACTTGTAGAATCTTCTCTTGACTTCGTCAGACAAGTGTTCAGCCCAGACGGTAGTCAAAGATCTTAATCCTCGAGGAGTTTCTACGTAACCGACAACACCAACAACGACGATAGGAGGAGTTTCAAGAACGGTAACGGCCTCAACAACTTCTCTCTTGTGCATCTTGGATCCAGGTCGGTCAAGATCTCTAACGATGTGAGTCATACCGGCCTTGTAACCCATGGTGGCAGTAAGGTGGACGGGCTTCTTGGGGTCGTCCTATATGACAGAAAGAGAAACGTTAACATCGTTCCTCTCTGATTTGATATCCCAACATCGCATTCTCCCCCATCCTTCGTCAACCTTCCATTTCTCTGTGTGTCCACCTATAACTTTCCCAACCCGCCTGCTTTGTACAAGTCGCTTATAATCCAGATGAGAATACTAACTAACCTTAGGGAAAGCCTTACATCTTCCTCTGTGTCGGGCAGCTCGCTTTCTTGGCACTATCGTTCAAACAAGTCAATCAGCCTTTCATCGTCATTATTGTCTATTCAAGTCAACGATAAAGCTTTTATACTCACAGAAAGCAAGCGAACCGTGACGAGGCTCCTCGTATTTTCGGTGAGACATTTTTTTATgtttttttgaaaagacttgaaggatgaagaagattcaaacAACTTTGAATGAAGTATTAAAGATTTTCAGAGACACAAAGTGCCGTGTTTAGAGTGAGCGTGTATGCACCAAACGAGGGAATGCACCGTATCATCCAACAGTAAATGGTTGTAATGCCATACATTCAGGGTCAATCATATTAAAAAGCAGAACGAGGCATCAGACCACGTGGACATATAAGCCCCTATATCGGTCTTAAGCAAAATTAACACCGACAACTTCGACATTGCTTTAAATCAGCTCCCTACGCTCTCATACCTCCACTTTTCACCTCTGAGTCCAAGAGACGCAGTGAAGAACCCTCGGATCGACTGTCATCAGTCAACGCATGATCGATGATTACAACAGTTAGATAATTAATGCTTTTGTCGTATAATGAGAAATATGAAACCAGGACGTTGCCAAGCGGCTTCGACAAAGGATGGACTTCATTCTTGCCTATCATGTTCAAGCTCGTCAACCACCAGAAACAGCGCAATTTAAAAgagatttgatatttgataaacGAAAGACAATGCGCCGCTTTGATCCGATGACATACTCCCCGCTCGCTAGCTCAAAGGAGTGTTGGTGAAGACAGTCTTTCTCTCTCTCGAAAGAACTTggatttgacttttgagAAGCTGATGACAAGCATAATCGGACTGACAGTATAATCTAGTGCGAAGAATATTGTGGAGGACGACTACAGTAAGGTACCCAATGATAAAAACAGAGAACATCCAGTTCTTGTTTTGCTATCGGCGATCTAGGCATGGCACATCGCATCGAACACATTGCGGGCGGATGGAGCCATGTCGAGCTAACAGGGCTAGGTAGCACCTCAAGCTATCATCAATTCTTCCTTGCGCCAAGAAGGTAATTCGCAATGCCGGTCCCTTGTTTCTCAAGTTTTGATGGAAATGACGAATTCATGTGTTTGTCCAAAGGAACGTCTAGGTTCTGATGGTCGATAGGGAGTTTCTCAGTGAGCATCAAGTCAAAGGGAAAAGTACGAACGGATACCTCGAACGCATTGACCTGTCCTTTACGTATTGATCACATCCaaagcttcttttccaaaaatTTCCACTCAAATTCTCTTAGTGGTTTTCCAAGAAAACGCTGATCAATgattctttacctaaaacaTTTAGATCACCATCATCTCCGTAAATCGTAGAGTGTGATTCTTtgcctcttcttccttgaCCCCAAATTTCATAGTTGATGGATATATGAGTCTAGACGCAAAATCGGAGGAAATGAACAGAAACATGCTTCCCACTTCCGGGATTCCGATCAAAGTTTGTCAACATCAAACCATCAGGGACGACTTGTCAGATGCGATGTGCATTTTGACTTCCGTTTCTACAAAGTCCGATAAGCTTGATTGTTCGACTTGTCATTTTGTCAAAGTTGACTGCACTGAAAACATTCGTTGCATCAGATGAAAACGATCTAGAAACATCCATCGTCTTCTTCACACcatcttttctcttctccttcattcAACAATGCTAAGATGTTTTCAATTATTCCTCCTGCTCCGGATGTAGACCATGCTCGTTCTGTTTCATAGCTGGAGCTGTTAATATTTCTCTTTCGTTCTCCTCTCCACTTAGCTATTGGAACACAGATATATGTCTTACATCGTTACCGAACTCCCTTGCGCATGGGATCCAAAATCACCTCGTAGCCTTTCTACACGATTCTATCAATCTTCACTCTCTTTACACGAACACTTCTGGTCAACTCCAAAGTACGTGACCCTTCACGACCCGATATACAACTCAAGCCAGCgcaaggtgagtcatttCGATCTCACTTCAACTCCGATTTAACCCTCCATTtatccttttccttttccttttccttttcctttcgcTTTCACTTGTCATTATCTTGCCTCAAGTCAGGATCCGACCTATCTTTCTTGACTCGCACGCAACACTGTCAGGACATATCTCGTTGTTTTCACACACTAGGTCATGAGCTACCTTTCAATAACCATGTCATCTGTGCTCGGACGGATCATATCTAGTCTCTCCGCTTTAAAGTCCTCAATCGTTATTGTTCCCCGATATCACATAGTCAGACCTCATCGAGCAACACCTATTCCGACCCAAAACACCAATACGTATATCTAGCAATGAGCTGACGCTATCTTATTTTATCGTCCATACGATAGCCTGCGCAGCTCCTATACTAGCCAAAGGGATTTTTCCGGCAGCACGATCGACAACGAATAAAAGTAAGTGCAGTCGTCCACTCGCCCTGCAGGATCCCGAAGTAAAGGCTGATCGATCAAATAGATGCGACCTAGCCGGTGTAAACAACGCAAAAGCCCTCTTCAGACTCCAACATGCTTATCTTCAGCAGCACCATATCCTACAGGTAGATCTCGATTACTCAAAAAGCGTAATCTTCGGGATACCGTCTGTCAGAACTGCGAGTGTAGACGAGTGAGTTGCTCAAATGTCTCCCTGCTTCATGAACGAGTCTTGGCTCAGGTTGATTGGTGATATACTTAGCAACACACGAATATGTGGCGGACCAACAGAAGCCCACAGAGAGTCTTCACTGTCCAGGATAACATGCTGTGCAACGCATGTGGCCTTTGGGTATGACCTATTTATCGTTTTACCGAAAATACAGTCTGGCTGACCGGATCAGTTGTCTGACAGTACAATCAATATGGCGAACATCGGCCGAGTGTGTGGTGGAGCAGACGAAAGCTCAAGTCTTCCTTGTCATCATGCACATCAACCTCATCGTCAGAGGGTCTGAAGGATGAACCCCATCGCCATACACGCTCAATCGTGGAGCGCATTAGATGTCCCAGGACGAGGCAGCGTATCTCGACCTCTGACACAGCGATCGAAAACCCGAATGAAACAGTAGAAGCGCAGGCAGGCATGAGAGAGGCAGCGTCTATTCTTATGGATATCGGCTCATCTGTAAGTAGGCTTGATTCCTACCGATTAATGGCCTTTTCGCTGAGCAAATATGATGATTACCTTTGCCAGTATGCAGCGGATAAACAGActaatcatcatcatcatcgaccTCGACGACCTTCCGCAATTATATCTAGCATTCAGCACCGGCCTGCCTGGATCTTCAATCCTTCGCCCTCACCTACTTTGCCTGTTCCCACTCCCATCATCCCACGTCCTATAGTAAACGCTCGACTCTCTATCTCAGTTGCAGAACTACTGAATCCTGCTCCGCTTTCTCCGAAAATCGATAATGATGGGCAAAGGAAAGCTGAGGTGCCCCAATATATCGCATATCAACCGTTAAAAATGAAGGGATGTTGTCCGTAATTATGGTACGCTTCATTCGATTAGCCTACTTGAACTTGCGGGCCCAGAGCCGAGACTGACGATCATCAAAGTAACCGATTTCGTCGACGTCTTCGCGGATTGCATTTCAACTCATCCCACGAGATGCTCACTCAGTCTTACATTCTTTTCGATTTGCAGATGAGACCCATTTGACGTGCTGTATATGTCTTCCATTGTAGATCACCCAAGAAAGTGGGAATCGACAGAACCCGTATGAATGAATCACGAATTAGGATTCGTTGACATCAGGTGACTAATTAAATGCATTCAATATGCCTAACCAGTCATatctctctttcttccaCGTTTTCTGACTATTAAGCACGATTAGTCAGTAATTAGATAAGATTGATAAGTTGAATTCATCTTAacataccttctttaaGTTTGATTTCTATCGGTTTCCACTTTCTGGGTCCCAAGCCTTGAGCGTAAGCTTCAAGTACCTGAAGGAATGAGATGATTGTTTGTCAGCTATATTCAATGTTGAGGAATCCAGAACGATATCAAATTGGACTTACACTAGCGTAAAGTTTCTCTGATTTTGGATGAGTTGAAGCAAATGCTCTTTCAAGTACGTATAAATCAACAGCATAATGTTCAGGGAATTGAGCAGTTGATGAAAGTCCGAAATCTATCAATACCTAAAAGTAATACAGTTAAcatataataaaaaaaacaatttatTGGGTgtaaattttttattattgcTCACTATTTCAAAAGGTTCTTCATTATTCGGTGTTAAACGTA is from Kwoniella pini CBS 10737 chromosome 1, complete sequence and encodes:
- a CDS encoding T-complex protein 1 subunit gamma, producing MAMPGGVPVMVMNTGPERQSGRKAQTANIVAAKTVADVIRTCLGPKAMLKMILDPMGGILLTNDGHAILREIDVAHPAAKSMIELSRTQDEEVGDGTTSVIILAGEILAYSLPLLERHIHPVVIIRAFKQALNDALETISSISIPVDISSEKEMMALIKTSIGTKFSSRWSDLMCSLALQAVQTVAVSAEAESGLVGGTTSSSLEDKTAGAPLNIKTVDIKRYARVEKVPGGEIEESRVLSGVMINKDVTHPKMRRKIENPRIVLLDCPLEYKKGESQTNIEIQKEEDWNRILQIEEEQIKNLCEKIIEFKPDLVFTEKGVSDLAQHYLLKANITAIRRVRKSDNNRIARAVGATIVNRVEDLRDSDVGTQCGLFHIEKLGDEYFTFLDQCKNPKACTILLRGPSKDILNEIDRNLADAMSVARNVVFNPILAPGGGATEMAISVALGEKAKLLPGVAGAPYKAIADALEVIPRTLVQNCGGNAIRTLTELRAKHAAGEHMFGVDGDTGKVTDMKEYGLLESASVKIQTLKTAIESATLLLRVDDIVSARRPGEEAGAGGGVQTMGGEEGPGGEMPEM
- a CDS encoding mitochondrial 37S ribosomal protein uS19m, whose translation is MHPTSLVLRRSTWKGPFFTAFPSLSQHLKSNTPIFTKARSCTIVPNFVGLKFMIYNGKDYLPITVTEEMVGHKLGEFASTRKAWSYRLVSQYHIKSMNH
- a CDS encoding 60S ribosomal protein uL3, whose protein sequence is MSHRKYEEPRHGSLAFLPRKRAARHRGRCKAFPKDDPKKPVHLTATMGYKAGMTHIVRDLDRPGSKMHKREVVEAVTVLETPPIVVVGVVGYVETPRGLRSLTTVWAEHLSDEVKRRFYKNWYRSKKKAFTRYTKKHTENNGQSVTRELERIKKYCTVVRVLAHTQISKTGLSQKKAHLMEIQVNGGSVADKVDFAKNNFEKTVEVGSIFEQDEPIDVIGVTKGHGYEGTTARWGTSKLPRKTHRGLRKVACIGAWHPSKVMFSVARAGQRGYHSRTSINHKIYRIANGSSGSSGSTDFDLTQKDITPMGGFVRYGIVKNDFVMIKGTCAGPVKRILTLRKALRTHTSRAHTEKVQLKFIDTSSNFGHGRFQDAAEKNAFLGQLKIKSDA